ATCCTCACAAAATAATCCAGTATCTCCATTTTTTCCTTTTTGCTGGCTTTTTGATATTGTTTTGCCGTTTCCCTGTAAATAGGTCTTTTTTCAGACCTCGTTAACCCAATTCCTGTTGGCGAGCCTGTCGAGCCACGGTTGGCGAGCTTGTCGAGCCACGGTTGGCGAGCTTGTCGAGCCATGAACTGGATTATTTTATACACAGATTTGGAGTACTTTTTTATTTTGCAATAGCGTTCCCTTTTCGAGTACTTTTATTATGAAGCAATTCGAAAAGTTGACAGATCAAGGTTTTTCAGGTATAATGAATAAAACATATGGAGAAGGGAAATGGAGATAAACGAGCTTATTCGTGGTACCAAAGAATATATCTCGGATCGTATAGAACAAACTCGCAAAAAGCTTCTCCTTGTCTACAAAACCACCAAAGATGAAAACAAAAAATTCGAACTTGAATCTACTTTTCGACAAATTGACAAAGACCTTCAAAAACTAGAGCTCAACCAGTTTGATGAAAAAAATCTCATTCGTTACGGTATTTCAACACAAGATCTTGAGATAGCCATGGAAGAACTCATGCATCAAAAAAACAACCCTTACCGCATCCTGCACAATATTCGTATTGAACCATTAACTCCTAACACACGTAACGAAGAGATTAACGCCATCTGGAGCTATCTCCAGTTTTTTGGCAAAGAGTATCTTGGTCTCCTCTCAGAACAAAATCTCAAACTTGATTACGGACACGCTTATCAAAGAGACCAATTTTACACCTTGTATAATGATACGCTAAAACTTGTTACAGAATACGGTAACATCAATGATCAGATAGCCCATGCAGAACTAACAAACAACAAGGAATATCGCTCCCGTCTGATTCAGCTCCAGAACAAACAGTATCGGGATATCATTTTGCGAGTAGGAAAGTTTCTGAAGTCTCTTCAATCATTTATTCAGAGCATTTTTGAGTCTGAACAAGAGGGGGTAAAAGCTCTCCTTGAACCAGAGGCCATTGTCCAGATTGAGGGCTCAGACAGCTCATTAAACGGTACCACAACCCGAAGGGCTTTACAGGATCTTGCACGATTTGTAGAAGAGTTTTTAGACTACATAAAGATACCGGATATTTCCAAGATAGAGGAGTAGTATGGCTATACGTGTTGACGCCAATACCGTCATTGGCGAAAAATCCCAGTTTGAAGGTAAAATGTTCATAAACGGTACTCTTCAAATCGATGGCCGGTTTGAAGGTACTCTACTCATGGTGGATCAGATATATATCGGTCCTAATGCCCGCGTAAAAGCAAACCTCGAAGGTTCGAACGTCGTCATCGAGGGCGTAGTCATAGGAAACATCAAAGCAAGAAATCGTGTTATTCTGATGCCTACAGCACGGGTTTTGGGTGATATCCGTACACCAGAAATCATGATTCAGAACGGCGTCATGCTTGAAGGCAACCTGCACATTGCAAGCAAACCTGACACAGCTATTCGAGAAATTATTCTGGATCTCTACAAAAAACATGACTAATATCACGATCACCCTAGGTGATCCAGGGGGAGTTGGACCTGAGATTGTTTTACGTGCCCTTCAAAGGAGAGAAATGCAAGCGAGTGTTTCCTATACGCTCATCTCTCATCCCGCTGTAAAAGAGTGGTTTTCGTCTCATCTCCAACGAAAGGATATCCTCTGGCATACTGTACTGGATGACATGGAATTCACCCTCTCTTTTGGAAAGGAAACCCCTCAAGGTGGACGAATCGCCTACGAATCCCTCCGTCGTGCTCTCACTTTCCTCAAAAGCGAATCCTCCGATATCCTCGTTACTGCTCCTCTTTCCAAAAAAAACGTCCATCTCTGGGATGAAAAGTTTGTTGATCACACCACTTTTCTTGGAAACGCTTTTAATACAGAGGATTATAGAATGGCTTTCTGGAGTAGCAAATTCGGCCTCATTCTCGAGACCATTCACGTCCCTCTTCACAAAGTTCCTCAGATTCTCTCTCCCTCCCACCTTGAAAAAACCATCCGTTTAGGCTGGGAATTTAGCCGAAAAATCTTTGGAGAAAACTCTCGTATTGTCCTCTGTGGTCTCAATCCCCACGCTGGTGAAGATGGCCTTCTTGGCAGAGAGGAAATCGATATCCTTCTTCCCGTCGCTGAAAAACTCAAAAAAGAAGGAATCCCTCTTGAAGGTCCTCTTCCCGCTGATACGGTATTCTACCATGCTCTGAAAGGAACCTACCAGTTTATTGTCGCCATGTATCACGATCAGGGACTCGCTCCATTCAAGATGATCGCTTTTGAAGAAGGGGTCAACATTACCCTTGGTTTACCTATCATCCGCACTTCTCCCGATCACGGGACTGGCTTTTCCATTGCCGGGAAAGGCATCGCCTCTTCTCTCAGTATGCTCAATGCCATTCAAATTGCCCTCCAGCTCAAGGGGCAAAAATAAGTTTTCTCCCTCCAACAAATAGAAATATTAAATATTTTTTCTTATTGTGCCGATATTTTGATACAAAGAAAAAGGATAAGGAATACAAGATAAGGTATGGCCGTTACCGAAGCGATCTATCAGGATGAACGAGAGATCTTCAAGCATTTCTCTATATTCTGCTCAAACAAGGTTAAAGTTATTTTGAGAGATAGAAACACAGAATTTGAAGCCGTGTGTAAAGAGTGTAAAAATGGGGAAGTGTTTTTTAGTTCTGTAACCAACCCTAACGGGATCTCCCTGGAAAGCTATCGTATGAGACCCCTTGACGCCGAAATATCATTTGGTTCTGACACCTTCCTTTTTACCGCCTATCCCACCTCGGGAAACTCCATCTCCCTCCCTGATGTGCTTCGCAGTCACCCCAAGCGAAGGTATCCCCGTATCATCATTCAGGGTAATCCCCATGTTTCCAAGATGTATACCATAGTCAGTGTGAGGGTTGTCGATCCCTCTATCGAAGATGAAGAACTTGCTAAAAAAATCCACCTCATCCTGAGCACCATCGAAAGCAACCTCGTCAGATCAGAAAACTATGCCATGGCTAAAGTCACCCTTTACGACGGAACCGAAAAAAGTGTTATCATCCAGATGCTCAAAGAATACAAAAAGCCTTTCGTAGTTTTTAACACCAGTAACCTCACCATCAAGGACGAAAATTTCCTCTCCTACGAAAACTATGTAAAATTCATGCTCGAGAAGGGTGCAAACCGTGATGCCATCATGGCTCAACTCGACAAGATCAAAGACTTCTATGTTAAAAACGCCATCAAAAGTGAGATTATCGTACCCCTCATTTTTGAAGAGGAGACAATAGGTCAGATACGTGTCGTAACCCAAAAGGATTACATCAACAAGAGTCACGTAATCCGTCTAAACTCCCTCGCCGTCAATGCTATTGATAATCTCTTTACCAAGTGTGCCTTTGAAGTGGTGGCAAAAGAACCCCAACCTGTCATAGATCTCGGTGTGATGGGAATCAAAATACTTGTTACAGATACCGATCTCTACAAATACATCCGTCTCGGAAGAAGGGTTTATATCCAGCTCTATTTCCCCGATGATACCATGATCAAAACGATGGCGACTATTGTCAATATATATGACGAAACCCCAGAGGGTTTCAAACCTATCGGTGTAAAACTCTCCAGTAACCTGGACTGGAAAGATAAACGAAAACTCGAGGAATTCATCCAGTCTGTTATCAGACTCCAGAAAATAGAACCAGCCTAAAAATTCTCTTTCAAAAAATTTTCTCTCTTTGCTTGAAAAAAACACAAGCGATGGTATATTTTTGTGGTACATTCTTGTAGTTTGTCAATCTTTCTAAAAATATAAATAAGGAGAATATTATGCGTTTATGGCGACAAGTATTGCTTCTCCTGGGACTTTTTTCCATCGGATTCACCCAGGAAACACTTTCCATTGTAGTGATGGAAATCGAAAACCGAACAAGCGAAACCTCTCTTGACAACCGAACACTCACAGAGGTGGTAGAACTGCACGTTGTCAACATGCGACAATTTCGGGTTGTAGAACGACAAAAACTTGATCGCATCCTCTCCGAACAAAAACTCAATGCCTCCGGTCTCACCGAAAAAGAAGTTGCCCGTGTGGGCTCTCTTGTTGGAGCATCCAAAGCGATCACTGGTTCTCTTTCCCGTGTGGGTTCACGCTATATTCTCATCCTCCGTCTCATAGACACCACCAGTGCTACCATCGAAGAGGTTTCAGAGCTCAAAGACACCTCACTTGAACGTCTCCTTGATCGTATCGATGAACCCGTAAAAGATCTTGTTCGCTCACTTGGAGCGAAAAAACCTCAAAAAATCTCATCTTCTTCCCCATCTCAAGCGGAAAAAACCTCCACTTCTGCTGAAGTTGAAACCCCTTCCCGCCCAAAGGATAGCGGTGTAGAAGAAACAGACGAAGAGGCTCTTGAAAGACTCATCCGAAACGCCAAAGAAAAACTCAAAAAACAAGATACAAACCAATCTCCCTCCCCTCAAGAAGCATCTTTACCTCCTTCCCAGGAACCGAGTACCCCAGCGCCTGAGGTAAAAGAAGAAGCCTCTACCCTCCTTGAGAATTTTCGCCAAAACCCATGGGGGATCATACTTCAGCTTGGCATCACCGGCGATGCGCAGATCTATAACAAAAAATGGAACTTTGCCGGCGTAGGATGGGGACTCTTCACCCTGGAAAACCGGATATATATAGGCTATGAATTTGCCTTCATCAGACCATCAGCACATGTGATGATGGGATATCAAATTGGGGGCTTCCCTGAAGTAAAGCGATACCTTCTTGGAGTCCAGCACGGATTTATCAACACGGTAGAAATCTCTGCCCTTGGATGGCAAGCAGGGTTTATCAATACCACCCGCGACCAAATGCTTGGTTTCCAACAAGGATTTTTGAATACCACAGGGACTATTCGAGGCGTTCAACTGGGTTTTGTGAATACTGCTAAAGAGGTACGAGGAATACAAATGGGCTTTTTGAATGTGACAGGCAGGCTGTATGGGATACAACTTGGATTGCTCAATACCTCACGGCAAAACGGTCTTCCTTTTATGATTGGAATTAACATCGGCTTTTAAGTTGTGTTGCCTGTCCGGAGACAGCCAGAAGACAATCCCAAAGGATGTTTTCTGGCTGTCTTTTTTATTACAATTTTTGTGTAACCGTGATCTTCCATCTAAATTCCCTGTTTAAAACCTTCTTGCCTGTGTCTGTTTGTCACAAGAGCACAATACGACACCCAATACATATCCTGTAAGATTTGCAAATAGTAGTGTTTTATGTTATAATAAAAACATGGAGATAGCAATGAATCTCAAAAAATATTTCTTCCTCTCTACTTTCTTGGTAACACTATCCTGTACAACTACCATAGAGGATGGTATCATCCTCTCCCCAAGGGATGGAGAGACAGTTCGTGGGGTCGTCATTATCTCCCTCTCCCCTCCACCGGGGATAGTCGTTGACAGGGTTGAGGTTTTTATTCAAAACGTCCTCTTTAAGACAATTAACGCGCCAGGTCCCTATACGTGTGAGTGGGATACAACCACGGGAGAGTATCCCAACGGATTTTATCAAATCACTGCATCCGTGTATGACATAGACGGGCAGGTAACAACACAAACTATCGAGGTTCAGGTTGCTAACTGATGAACGGTATTCTCCCCGTTTCCAAACCCCAAGGGATGTCATCGTACGATGTCATCCGTTTTCTCCAAAAAGCCATCCCAACCCTCCAGAAACACAAAATCGGTCATGGCGGAACCCTTGATCCCCTGGCAGAGGGTGTTCTCCTCCTTCTTATCGGTGAAGCCACAAAACTCTTTGACTTCATCCTCGAACACAACAAAACCTACGAGGTCTGGATTCAGTTTGGCTCAGCCACAACAACCGATGATGCCGATGGAGAGATCTATGCAACATCCCCTATCATTCCTTCCCCTGACCAGGTAAGAGAAGTTATCAGCCACTTCACAGGACACCTCTCCCAGATTCCACCAGCCTACTCAGCTCTCAAGGTCAAGGGTAAGCGTGCCTATGAACTGGCCAGAGAAGGGAAACAACCCAACCTCCAGCCCCGTGAGGTGGAGATTTTTTCCCATGAAATCCTCTCGTATGATCAACAAAACCGTATCCTCCATACCCGTGTCCTCTGTTCCTCGGGAACCTATATCCGGAGCCTTGCCCGAGATATTGGCAACGCCCTGGGCTGTTATGGGCATGTTGCTCGTCTCATTCGCACCCAAACTCTGGGAATTACCCTCGAACAATGTGCTGACATCTCCCGTCTCACAGAAACTAACTGGACAGAGTTTCTTCTTCCCATGAGAACTGTCGTCACACTTCCCTCTCTCGAAATCAAAGAAGCCTCATGGATCCTTCAGGGGAGAAAACTTTCCCCTCACGCTTTTTGTAACCCTCCGGAATATGATGGCATGTACCAGATTGTCAAGGACGAAAAACTCCTTGCCATAGGAGAGTGGAAAGAAGGAAGGTTTTTCTATAAGCGAGTGTTTCATGCCTAAACCAAACATTCTCCTCGTTTACCCCTACATCGAGGACTTTGCCGCCTATGATCACTTTGCCAAACCCGTGGGACTCTGGATGATCGCCGACATGCTTGCCGACCAGGCGAACATCTGGTATATTAATGCCCTCGACAGGAGTATCCCCGAACTCCATCTCACCTTGAAACCGGACGGTACTGGCCACTTCTTCCAGCAGGTTCTCCCTACGCCTCCCCAGCTGAGCGATATCCCCCGCCGCTGGAAACGCTACGGTATGCCAGAACATCTTTTCCTCCGTAAACTTGGCCAGCTTCCTGAAAAACCTGACTGGATCTTTGTCTCCAGTGGGATGACTTACTGGTACACAGGCTTACACTACACTCTGTCTCTTCTCCGCGAGAAGTTCCCCCATGCCAGGATAGCTCTCGGGGGAATCTACACCTCTCTTCTCCCTGACCATGCGCAAACTCTCGGTGGAGACATCGTGATCCCCTTTCAGCATCCGGCTCAGGTCGCAACAGCCCTTTCCAGGATTTTGAATCTTTCCATCCAAAAAACAGACATCGTTCCTGATTATACCATCGCTGGTGAGTACGCGTATGCCCCCCTTCTCCTTTCAATGGGATGCGTCTTCAAATGTCATTACTGTGCAAGTCCACGCCTCTTATCCTTTCTTCCCTTGAGTAAAGAAAGAACCATAGCTGCCTTCCAGTGGTTGTACGAAGAAAAAAAAGTCCGCCACTTCGCTTTTTATGATGATGCCCTTCTCGTCCATCCGGAGGATCGTCTTATCCCCTTGCTGACTTTTAGCCTTGAAAAGGGATACGAGTGTTCTTTTCACACGCCAAATGGCCTCCACATCCGCTTTCTCACAGAAGATTTGGCCAGACTTATGAAAAAAGCAGGATTTATAGACGTACGACTCTCCCTTGAATCCAGTGATGAAGTTTTCCAGAAAACCCAGGGACAAAAAGCCAAAAACGACGAGTTTCTCAGGGCTATAGAGATGCTCTTCAAGGCAGGTTTTGAACGAAAACACATCCGGGTCTACACCCTCGCCAACGTTCCCGGGCAAACCCTTTCCTCTGTGGAAAAAACGATGGATTTTATCTACGCCTCAGGGGCTCTCCCCATGCTTGCCTACTACTCGCCCATCCCCGGAACACCGGATTTCAAACTCTCACAAGCCATCACTGATCTTTCCGATCCTCTCTTTCACAACAACACGGTCTACCTTTATCGAAGCGGTATTGATATCCAGTATCTCCAGTATCTCCATCAGAAAGAAGTTGCCTACCGTCACAAAGAAGAACCATCATCACCCCCACAACCCCTTTAAGGAAGAAGTTTTACTCCTCCTGTACCTGTTGTCACAAACTCATAGCGTTTTCCTGGAACCAGATCAAGCGCAAGCGCCTGTCCGTAAAACGTACGTATCCCGAGTTTTTTCGCCAGGGAAGCGTTGGTGATAGAAGCAACAATCTTTTGCCCCATAGAGAAAAAATCTCTCCCCTCCATCCCCAGAAGCTCCTCTTCAGGGATCGCAAAATGCCAGAGTATCCCCTTCTCCCCCGAAAAAAGAGAGTATCCCCTTTCTGGTGATTGTCTCGCCGTGTACAATCGGTAAGGAAACGCAAGATTATATGCCCCTCCCTCTCCCACAACAGTATAGTCAAAATTACATACCCCAAAGTCCACATACACCCGTTGTTCACCTACCACTATTCTCTCCTGATGCTTCAAAAGAGGCCTTTGCTGCCACGGACTATGGGTAAAATACGAAAGCACCAACTCATATCCGGAGGGATGCTGCGCCACGGTAATCTCGAGAATCTTTCCCTCAAACCGGAGATTCTTAAGCGTCTGGGCAAGAACGGTCTTTTCCCGCGCCAACCTCAGATTCTCCACAAATAAGCGAATATCCCTATCAAAAAATGCAATCGCAAAAAGAAAAACAAGCGCTATCACAATCTGAGGAAGAGAAATCAAAAGACTTCCCATCTTTTCCGAAAGATTCAACACAAAAACATTCCATCGCCACTTTCCATCGCCACTTATTCCCTGTTTCACCAGGACGATAAGCCCCCAAAAACCTAAAATACCCCACCCCCACGGGGTCAACAAGAGAAAAGACAGAATCGAACTGAGAATTTGCCCAACCCTGAGAAAAACTTCCAGGCTTTCCATCATTTCTCCCGGAGTTCTACCGTTCCATTCTGACGGTAGATCACCTCATACCGTCCCTTTTGCCACGACTTTCCCGGATACTGATGCAGGGCTATAGTATCCCGTTTCTGTATGGTAACCTCTTCCACATCCTTGCCCGAAACAAGAAAATATGCAAGCTTCTCGATCTCCCCTCCACGAAAAAGACGGTTGGTATACGGATCAAACACCTCCACACCATCTGCAGGAGCAACCACATCACTATACACTCGTAGAGGATACCCAAAAACAAAGGTATTTGTTCCATAGCTCCAGGAAAGAAACAAAAACTCTACATACAAATCTGTTCCTCCCATCTCAAAAGCCTCACTATGAAGAGCCCTTCCCTGAGAATCGTAAAAAATCAACTGTCCTGCAAGAGCAGGTGAGGTCTCTTGAATCGAAATCTCCGAAAGCAAAAACTCCCGCGTGAGATTTTCGATAGCCTGATCGAGATGGATCTTTTCTGAAATAAAATAGGTACGCCAGTACTGCAACACCAAATAACCGCCAGCTGTAACGACAAGAAAAAGAAAAATAAGTACCGTCACAGGAAAAGAGCGAGATTTTTTTTCCCCTATTGCCATTTTCGTATCATCTCCTCAGC
This sequence is a window from Thermospira aquatica. Protein-coding genes within it:
- the pdxA gene encoding 4-hydroxythreonine-4-phosphate dehydrogenase PdxA, which codes for MTNITITLGDPGGVGPEIVLRALQRREMQASVSYTLISHPAVKEWFSSHLQRKDILWHTVLDDMEFTLSFGKETPQGGRIAYESLRRALTFLKSESSDILVTAPLSKKNVHLWDEKFVDHTTFLGNAFNTEDYRMAFWSSKFGLILETIHVPLHKVPQILSPSHLEKTIRLGWEFSRKIFGENSRIVLCGLNPHAGEDGLLGREEIDILLPVAEKLKKEGIPLEGPLPADTVFYHALKGTYQFIVAMYHDQGLAPFKMIAFEEGVNITLGLPIIRTSPDHGTGFSIAGKGIASSLSMLNAIQIALQLKGQK
- a CDS encoding DUF1577 domain-containing protein, with the translated sequence MAVTEAIYQDEREIFKHFSIFCSNKVKVILRDRNTEFEAVCKECKNGEVFFSSVTNPNGISLESYRMRPLDAEISFGSDTFLFTAYPTSGNSISLPDVLRSHPKRRYPRIIIQGNPHVSKMYTIVSVRVVDPSIEDEELAKKIHLILSTIESNLVRSENYAMAKVTLYDGTEKSVIIQMLKEYKKPFVVFNTSNLTIKDENFLSYENYVKFMLEKGANRDAIMAQLDKIKDFYVKNAIKSEIIVPLIFEEETIGQIRVVTQKDYINKSHVIRLNSLAVNAIDNLFTKCAFEVVAKEPQPVIDLGVMGIKILVTDTDLYKYIRLGRRVYIQLYFPDDTMIKTMATIVNIYDETPEGFKPIGVKLSSNLDWKDKRKLEEFIQSVIRLQKIEPA
- the truB gene encoding tRNA pseudouridine(55) synthase TruB, which gives rise to MNGILPVSKPQGMSSYDVIRFLQKAIPTLQKHKIGHGGTLDPLAEGVLLLLIGEATKLFDFILEHNKTYEVWIQFGSATTTDDADGEIYATSPIIPSPDQVREVISHFTGHLSQIPPAYSALKVKGKRAYELAREGKQPNLQPREVEIFSHEILSYDQQNRILHTRVLCSSGTYIRSLARDIGNALGCYGHVARLIRTQTLGITLEQCADISRLTETNWTEFLLPMRTVVTLPSLEIKEASWILQGRKLSPHAFCNPPEYDGMYQIVKDEKLLAIGEWKEGRFFYKRVFHA
- a CDS encoding bactofilin family protein yields the protein MAIRVDANTVIGEKSQFEGKMFINGTLQIDGRFEGTLLMVDQIYIGPNARVKANLEGSNVVIEGVVIGNIKARNRVILMPTARVLGDIRTPEIMIQNGVMLEGNLHIASKPDTAIREIILDLYKKHD
- a CDS encoding CsgG/HfaB family protein, coding for MRLWRQVLLLLGLFSIGFTQETLSIVVMEIENRTSETSLDNRTLTEVVELHVVNMRQFRVVERQKLDRILSEQKLNASGLTEKEVARVGSLVGASKAITGSLSRVGSRYILILRLIDTTSATIEEVSELKDTSLERLLDRIDEPVKDLVRSLGAKKPQKISSSSPSQAEKTSTSAEVETPSRPKDSGVEETDEEALERLIRNAKEKLKKQDTNQSPSPQEASLPPSQEPSTPAPEVKEEASTLLENFRQNPWGIILQLGITGDAQIYNKKWNFAGVGWGLFTLENRIYIGYEFAFIRPSAHVMMGYQIGGFPEVKRYLLGVQHGFINTVEISALGWQAGFINTTRDQMLGFQQGFLNTTGTIRGVQLGFVNTAKEVRGIQMGFLNVTGRLYGIQLGLLNTSRQNGLPFMIGINIGF
- a CDS encoding Ig-like domain-containing protein, which codes for MNLKKYFFLSTFLVTLSCTTTIEDGIILSPRDGETVRGVVIISLSPPPGIVVDRVEVFIQNVLFKTINAPGPYTCEWDTTTGEYPNGFYQITASVYDIDGQVTTQTIEVQVAN
- a CDS encoding B12-binding domain-containing radical SAM protein — encoded protein: MPKPNILLVYPYIEDFAAYDHFAKPVGLWMIADMLADQANIWYINALDRSIPELHLTLKPDGTGHFFQQVLPTPPQLSDIPRRWKRYGMPEHLFLRKLGQLPEKPDWIFVSSGMTYWYTGLHYTLSLLREKFPHARIALGGIYTSLLPDHAQTLGGDIVIPFQHPAQVATALSRILNLSIQKTDIVPDYTIAGEYAYAPLLLSMGCVFKCHYCASPRLLSFLPLSKERTIAAFQWLYEEKKVRHFAFYDDALLVHPEDRLIPLLTFSLEKGYECSFHTPNGLHIRFLTEDLARLMKKAGFIDVRLSLESSDEVFQKTQGQKAKNDEFLRAIEMLFKAGFERKHIRVYTLANVPGQTLSSVEKTMDFIYASGALPMLAYYSPIPGTPDFKLSQAITDLSDPLFHNNTVYLYRSGIDIQYLQYLHQKEVAYRHKEEPSSPPQPL